A single region of the Streptomyces sp. ITFR-16 genome encodes:
- a CDS encoding alpha-L-rhamnosidase C-terminal domain-containing protein translates to MTSNHAHANVPEIGPARRTVLAAGTAAVALSATGIAGAGRASAATAGTAPRPHPGAVPPRPGTGWQRYVQAPASRTVRPVRTTASTGDVLRPEALLKPGGPATVLRRAEPSPAPRWPEGTTAEASSTHPGNNGGDGQPRTYDASHAIDGDPQTFWNDDTQGAFPDVLTVTLPAERELSGITIVSNSDGVPTDFTVDVWHENAWKRAATRSDNDVIQCAVPFTAPLPATRVRITVSGVQDTPSGAFTRINEVWPEAVEADEPPSVTVDFGKVVVGYPRVRFAGASDNSPGVRLAFSETKQFLTGRSDFTRNDQAGGTSKGTDQFAVPARGADWLDHKGFQAGDKVFADGLHGFRYLKITLDALSSDAPAAQPWGTVEVDSVSLEFSAYLGAPSTYRGWFLCSDDELNRFWYGASYTNELVTDTFRRDDVDPRAAWSASLEGKLVLHDGPKRDRDPYVGDLAVSARTLYLTHDDAGAAARNVLADLAEHQRADGWIPPASINNYTLPLFDYPLWWVTCSWDYVLYTGDRAYATRYYPNLVKVLDTWYPSVTDDAGLLSKGLNGTGGYGDYAFLNRTGRITYYNVNYVQALRDAARLARWLGHTDDADRWNERAGQVAEAVNAHLWDEKAGAYLDSSTGPVRHAQDGNAIAITAGVADAGRAATALAHLDATTRQQYGNAFMDNDTIFDGASQRVYAFTSYPEIVARFEAGRADSALDQIRRTYGWMDRHDPGITHWEGIGPGGSLYEGAYTSMAHGWSTGVLPALTHQLLGALPLSPGYATWQVRPHPGDVAWAQGQLPTPHGPLAVEWNTAGPGFTLTVRVPRGTRGSVALPGEPTRLLVRQGRRVLWDGRRPASQATRVEAGRVTVTLLGEGTHTFTAVPAP, encoded by the coding sequence CCCCGCCAGACGTACGGTCCTCGCGGCCGGCACAGCAGCCGTCGCGTTGTCCGCAACCGGAATCGCGGGCGCAGGCCGCGCGTCGGCGGCAACCGCCGGGACCGCGCCCCGTCCGCATCCCGGTGCCGTACCGCCGCGCCCCGGCACCGGTTGGCAGCGGTACGTGCAGGCACCGGCCTCCCGCACCGTGCGCCCCGTCCGCACGACGGCATCGACAGGTGACGTCCTCCGCCCCGAGGCACTGCTGAAGCCGGGCGGCCCCGCGACGGTACTGCGCAGGGCCGAGCCCTCCCCCGCTCCCCGCTGGCCGGAGGGGACCACGGCCGAGGCATCCTCCACTCATCCCGGCAACAACGGCGGCGACGGGCAGCCCCGTACATACGACGCCTCGCACGCCATCGACGGGGACCCGCAGACTTTTTGGAACGATGACACGCAGGGCGCCTTTCCCGATGTCCTCACGGTGACGCTGCCCGCCGAGCGAGAGCTGAGCGGCATCACCATCGTCTCCAACAGCGACGGCGTGCCGACCGACTTCACCGTCGACGTGTGGCACGAGAACGCGTGGAAGAGGGCCGCCACTCGCTCCGACAACGATGTCATCCAGTGCGCGGTGCCGTTCACCGCTCCGCTGCCCGCCACCAGGGTGCGCATCACGGTGAGCGGGGTGCAGGACACTCCGAGCGGCGCGTTCACCCGCATCAACGAGGTGTGGCCGGAGGCGGTCGAGGCGGACGAACCACCGAGCGTGACCGTCGACTTCGGCAAGGTCGTCGTCGGGTACCCGCGCGTCCGGTTCGCCGGCGCGTCGGACAATTCCCCAGGGGTGCGCCTCGCGTTCTCCGAGACCAAGCAGTTCCTCACCGGCCGCAGCGACTTCACGCGCAACGACCAGGCAGGCGGGACGAGCAAGGGCACGGACCAGTTCGCGGTGCCCGCACGCGGCGCCGACTGGCTGGACCACAAGGGCTTCCAGGCCGGGGACAAGGTGTTCGCGGACGGACTGCACGGCTTCCGCTATCTCAAGATCACGCTGGATGCGCTGTCGTCGGACGCACCTGCCGCCCAGCCCTGGGGCACGGTCGAAGTCGACAGTGTGAGCCTGGAATTCAGCGCGTACCTCGGCGCCCCCAGCACGTACCGCGGCTGGTTCCTGTGTTCCGACGACGAGCTCAACCGCTTCTGGTACGGGGCCTCGTACACCAATGAGCTCGTCACCGACACCTTCCGCCGCGACGACGTCGACCCGCGCGCCGCCTGGAGCGCGTCGCTGGAGGGCAAACTCGTCCTGCACGACGGCCCGAAGCGCGACCGCGACCCCTATGTCGGCGACCTCGCCGTGTCGGCCCGCACCCTGTATCTCACGCACGACGATGCCGGGGCCGCCGCCCGCAACGTTCTCGCCGACCTGGCCGAGCACCAGCGTGCCGACGGCTGGATTCCGCCGGCCTCGATCAACAACTACACGTTGCCGCTGTTCGACTATCCGCTGTGGTGGGTGACGTGCAGCTGGGACTACGTGCTCTACACCGGCGATCGCGCCTACGCCACCCGCTACTACCCGAATCTGGTGAAGGTCCTCGACACCTGGTACCCGAGCGTCACCGACGACGCGGGACTGCTGAGCAAGGGACTCAACGGCACGGGCGGATACGGGGACTACGCCTTCCTCAACCGCACCGGACGCATCACCTACTACAACGTCAACTACGTCCAGGCTCTCCGGGACGCCGCCCGACTCGCACGCTGGCTCGGGCACACGGACGACGCGGACCGCTGGAACGAACGGGCGGGGCAGGTCGCCGAAGCGGTCAACGCGCATCTGTGGGACGAGAAGGCGGGCGCCTACCTCGACTCCTCGACGGGTCCGGTACGGCACGCCCAGGACGGCAACGCGATCGCCATCACTGCCGGGGTCGCGGACGCCGGCCGGGCCGCCACGGCCCTCGCTCATCTCGACGCCACCACGCGGCAGCAGTACGGCAACGCGTTCATGGACAACGACACGATCTTCGACGGTGCCTCGCAGCGGGTGTACGCCTTCACGTCGTATCCGGAGATCGTCGCCCGCTTCGAGGCCGGGCGGGCCGACTCGGCGCTGGACCAGATCCGGCGCACGTACGGATGGATGGACCGCCACGACCCCGGCATCACGCACTGGGAGGGCATCGGTCCGGGCGGCTCACTGTACGAGGGCGCATACACCAGCATGGCGCACGGCTGGTCGACCGGCGTGCTGCCCGCGCTGACCCATCAGCTCCTCGGCGCCCTGCCCCTCTCCCCCGGCTACGCCACCTGGCAGGTGCGGCCGCATCCCGGCGACGTGGCCTGGGCGCAGGGACAACTGCCCACACCGCACGGCCCGTTGGCCGTGGAATGGAACACCGCCGGCCCGGGCTTCACGCTGACGGTACGGGTGCCGAGAGGAACGCGCGGCTCTGTCGCCCTGCCCGGTGAGCCCACACGGCTGCTCGTGCGTCAGGGACGGCGCGTGCTGTGGGACGGACGCCGGCCAGCCTCCCAAGCCACCCGGGTGGAGGCCGGGCGGGTCACCGTGACGCTGCTCGGCGAGGGAACACATACCTTCACGGCCGTACCCGCCCCCTGA
- a CDS encoding siderophore-interacting protein, with protein MSAVLNPVLDLLTVRGTVTEAEQVTARMRRLRIEGGQLAGLEVQPGQQVRVLVGGLTLRTYSIWRYDPSGGVELCVLDHAAGGPGARWGRTVAPGEQVRLRRPEGTFTLRPDAAGHLFVGDETASVAFGAMLAALPGEATVSGCVETATAADRLPLVGGDRLDWVLRGETSLPDAVRRLAPEPGGIAYVAGEARDVQAVRRVLQEAGWDRRAVLTKPFWTPGKKGMD; from the coding sequence ATGTCCGCTGTCCTGAACCCCGTCCTCGATCTTCTGACCGTACGCGGCACCGTCACCGAGGCCGAGCAGGTCACCGCCCGGATGCGTCGGCTGCGCATCGAAGGCGGGCAGTTGGCCGGTCTGGAGGTCCAGCCGGGCCAGCAGGTGCGCGTCCTGGTCGGCGGGCTCACCCTCCGTACGTACTCGATCTGGCGCTACGACCCGTCCGGCGGCGTCGAGTTGTGCGTACTGGACCACGCGGCGGGCGGGCCGGGCGCACGGTGGGGCCGCACCGTCGCACCAGGCGAACAGGTGCGGCTGCGGCGGCCCGAGGGGACCTTCACGCTGCGTCCCGATGCCGCCGGCCACCTCTTCGTCGGCGACGAGACGGCCTCGGTCGCGTTCGGTGCGATGCTCGCGGCGCTGCCCGGGGAGGCCACCGTCTCCGGGTGCGTCGAGACGGCGACAGCCGCAGACCGGCTGCCGCTGGTGGGCGGCGACCGGCTCGACTGGGTGCTCCGGGGCGAGACGTCACTGCCGGACGCGGTACGTCGCCTCGCCCCCGAACCCGGCGGGATCGCGTATGTCGCCGGGGAGGCGCGGGACGTGCAAGCGGTGCGGCGGGTGCTCCAGGAGGCCGGGTGGGACCGGCGCGCGGTCCTGACCAAGCCGTTCTGGACGCCGGGCAAGAAGGGCATGGACTGA
- a CDS encoding class I SAM-dependent RNA methyltransferase — protein MQNESTSPQTGETQTQSGESQSGESLVGREYEVEVGPVAHGGHCIARTAEGQVLFVRHTLPGEKVVARITDGESGSRFLRADAVEIIEASKDRVKAPCPFAGPGKCGGCDWQHAKPGAQRRLKGEVIAEQLQRLAGLTPEEAGWDGTVMPAEGDKLPAGEVPAWRTRVQFAIDEDGRVGLRKHRSHDIEIIDHCMIAAPGVSELGIEKQDWPQMAAVEAIAATGSNDRQVILTPRAGGRLPLVELDKPVSVLRVDERDGGVHRVHGRGFVRERADDRTYRVGSGGFWQVHPQAAYTLVKAVMQGLMPRKGETALDLYCGVGLFAGSLAERLGEKGAVLGIESGKRAVEDARHNLKDLDRVRIEHGKVDQILPRTGITEADLIVLDPPRAGAGKSTVKQLSALGARRIAYVACDPAALARDLAYFAEGGYRVRTLRAFDLFPMTHHVECVAILEPVAKGA, from the coding sequence ATGCAGAACGAATCCACTTCGCCGCAGACCGGGGAGACGCAGACGCAGTCCGGGGAGTCGCAGTCCGGCGAATCGCTGGTGGGCCGGGAGTACGAGGTCGAGGTCGGCCCGGTCGCGCACGGCGGCCACTGCATCGCCCGCACGGCCGAGGGCCAGGTCCTGTTCGTACGCCACACCCTGCCCGGCGAGAAGGTCGTCGCCCGGATCACGGACGGCGAGAGCGGCTCGCGCTTCCTGCGCGCCGACGCGGTGGAGATCATCGAGGCGTCCAAGGACCGGGTGAAGGCCCCCTGCCCGTTCGCCGGCCCCGGCAAGTGCGGTGGCTGCGACTGGCAGCACGCCAAGCCGGGCGCCCAGCGCCGGCTCAAGGGCGAGGTGATCGCCGAGCAGCTCCAGCGCCTGGCGGGCCTGACCCCCGAGGAGGCCGGCTGGGACGGCACGGTCATGCCGGCCGAGGGCGACAAGCTCCCGGCGGGCGAGGTGCCGGCGTGGCGCACCCGGGTCCAGTTCGCGATCGACGAGGACGGCCGGGTCGGCCTGCGCAAGCACCGCTCGCACGACATCGAGATCATCGACCACTGCATGATCGCCGCGCCCGGTGTCTCGGAGCTCGGTATCGAGAAGCAGGACTGGCCCCAGATGGCCGCGGTGGAGGCGATCGCCGCCACCGGCTCCAACGACCGCCAGGTCATCCTCACCCCGCGCGCCGGCGGCCGCCTCCCGCTGGTGGAGCTGGACAAGCCCGTCTCGGTCCTGCGCGTGGACGAGCGCGACGGCGGCGTGCACCGCGTCCACGGCCGCGGCTTCGTCCGCGAGCGCGCCGACGACCGCACCTACCGCGTCGGCTCCGGCGGCTTCTGGCAGGTCCACCCACAGGCCGCCTACACCCTGGTCAAGGCCGTCATGCAGGGCCTGATGCCGCGCAAGGGCGAGACCGCCCTCGACCTGTACTGCGGCGTCGGCCTCTTCGCCGGCTCCCTGGCCGAACGCCTCGGCGAGAAGGGCGCGGTGCTCGGCATCGAGTCCGGCAAGCGCGCGGTGGAGGACGCCCGCCACAACCTCAAGGACCTCGACCGGGTCCGCATCGAACACGGCAAGGTCGACCAGATCCTGCCCCGCACGGGCATCACCGAGGCCGACCTGATCGTCCTGGACCCGCCCCGCGCGGGAGCCGGCAAGTCCACGGTCAAGCAGCTCTCCGCCCTGGGCGCCCGCCGCATCGCATACGTGGCCTGCGACCCGGCGGCCCTGGCCCGGGACCTGGCGTACTTCGCGGAGGGCGGGTACCGGGTGCGGACGCTGCGGGCGTTCGATCTGTTTCCGATGACGCATCATGTGGAGTGCGTGGCGATTCTGGAGCCGGTGGCTAAGGGTGCCTGA
- a CDS encoding APC family permease — protein MSKLTDVPKRILIGRALRSDKLGETLLPKRIALPVFASDPLSSVAYAPGEVLLVLSIAGVSAYHFSPWIAVAVVVLMFTVVASYRQNVHAYPSGGGDYEVATTNLGPKAGLTVASALLVDYVLTVAVSIASGVENLGSAIPFVIEHKTGCAVAAIVLLTVMNLRGVKESGKLFAIPTYLFVAGVFIMIAWGAFRGLVLGDTMHAPTADYTIKPEHQGLAGFALVFLLLRAFSSGCAALTGVEAISNGVPAFRKPKSKNAATTLAMMGLLAVTMFCGIIGLAMATDVKMAENPAKDLVSNGSPVGSGFVQDPVISQVAAAVFGDGTFFFVILAAATALVLFLAANTAYNGFPLLGSILAQDRYLPRQLHTRGDRLAFSNGIVLLAGAAILLVVIYGADSTRLIQLYIVGVFVSFTLSQTGMVRHWNRHLRVEKDQAKRRHMIRSRAINTFGAFFTGLVLVVVLATKFTHGAWVALLGMVIFYGTMTAIRKHYDRVAEEIAADEAPTDETIRPSRVHSIVLVSKLHRPTLRALAYAKLIRTDHLEALSISVDPAETKALKEDWERRGINVPLKILDSPYREVTRPVIEYVKGLRRESPRDVVSVYIPEYVVGHWYEHLLHNQSALRLKGRLLFTPGVMVTSVPYQLESSEAAKKRARRRADWSAPGSVRRGPVERRSKDHTPKG, from the coding sequence GTGTCCAAACTGACCGACGTGCCCAAACGGATCCTGATCGGACGGGCGCTGCGCAGCGACAAGCTGGGGGAGACCCTCCTTCCCAAGCGCATCGCCCTCCCCGTCTTCGCATCCGACCCGCTGTCCTCGGTGGCGTACGCACCCGGAGAAGTCCTCCTGGTGCTGTCCATCGCGGGCGTGTCGGCCTACCACTTCAGCCCGTGGATCGCGGTCGCGGTCGTGGTCCTGATGTTCACCGTCGTCGCGTCCTACCGGCAGAACGTGCACGCGTACCCGAGCGGCGGCGGCGACTACGAGGTCGCTACCACCAACCTCGGCCCGAAGGCCGGACTGACCGTGGCCAGTGCCCTGCTGGTCGACTACGTCCTGACCGTCGCCGTGTCGATCGCCTCCGGGGTGGAGAACCTCGGCTCCGCGATCCCCTTCGTCATCGAGCACAAGACGGGCTGCGCGGTCGCCGCCATCGTGCTGCTGACCGTGATGAACCTGCGCGGGGTCAAGGAGTCGGGCAAGCTCTTCGCCATCCCCACGTACCTCTTCGTGGCCGGCGTCTTCATCATGATCGCCTGGGGCGCGTTCCGGGGACTGGTCCTCGGGGACACCATGCACGCCCCGACCGCCGACTACACGATCAAACCCGAGCACCAGGGGCTGGCCGGCTTCGCCCTGGTCTTCCTGCTGCTGCGCGCGTTCTCCTCCGGCTGTGCGGCGCTCACCGGTGTCGAGGCGATCAGCAACGGCGTCCCGGCCTTCCGCAAGCCGAAGAGCAAGAACGCCGCCACGACCCTGGCGATGATGGGCCTGCTGGCCGTCACCATGTTCTGCGGGATCATCGGCCTGGCCATGGCCACCGACGTCAAGATGGCCGAGAACCCGGCGAAGGACCTGGTCAGCAACGGCTCACCGGTCGGTTCGGGCTTCGTCCAGGACCCCGTCATCTCGCAGGTCGCGGCCGCGGTCTTCGGCGACGGCACGTTCTTCTTCGTGATCCTCGCCGCGGCCACCGCCCTCGTGCTCTTCCTGGCCGCGAACACCGCGTACAACGGCTTCCCGCTGCTCGGCTCGATCCTCGCCCAGGACCGCTATCTGCCCCGCCAGCTGCACACCCGCGGCGACCGGCTCGCCTTCTCCAACGGCATCGTGCTGCTGGCCGGCGCCGCGATCCTGCTGGTCGTGATCTACGGGGCCGACTCGACCCGGCTGATCCAGCTGTACATCGTCGGGGTGTTCGTCTCCTTCACGCTGAGCCAGACCGGCATGGTCCGGCACTGGAACCGCCATCTGCGGGTGGAGAAGGACCAGGCCAAGCGCCGCCACATGATCCGCTCCCGCGCGATCAACACCTTCGGAGCCTTCTTCACCGGTCTGGTGCTCGTCGTCGTCCTCGCCACCAAGTTCACCCACGGCGCCTGGGTCGCCCTGCTCGGCATGGTGATCTTCTACGGCACGATGACCGCGATCCGTAAGCACTACGACCGGGTCGCCGAGGAGATCGCCGCCGACGAGGCGCCCACGGACGAGACGATCCGGCCCTCGCGGGTCCACTCGATCGTCCTGGTCTCCAAGCTCCACCGCCCCACCCTGCGGGCCCTCGCCTACGCGAAGCTGATCCGTACGGACCATCTGGAGGCGCTGTCCATCAGCGTCGACCCGGCCGAGACGAAGGCGCTCAAGGAGGACTGGGAGCGGCGCGGCATCAACGTACCGCTGAAGATCCTCGACTCGCCCTACCGCGAGGTGACCCGCCCGGTCATCGAGTACGTCAAGGGCCTGCGCCGGGAGAGCCCGCGCGACGTCGTGAGCGTGTACATCCCGGAGTACGTCGTCGGCCACTGGTACGAGCACCTGCTGCACAACCAGAGCGCCCTGCGGCTCAAGGGCCGGCTCCTGTTCACCCCCGGTGTGATGGTCACCTCGGTGCCGTACCAGCTGGAGTCCTCCGAGGCGGCCAAGAAGCGGGCCCGCAGGCGCGCGGACTGGAGCGCGCCGGGTTCGGTGCGGCGCGGCCCGGTGGAGCGCAGGTCCAAGGACCACACGCCCAAGGGCTGA
- a CDS encoding TrkA family potassium uptake protein: protein MHIVIMGCGRVGAALAQTLEQQGHTVAVIDQDPTAFRRLGSGFGGRRVTGVGFDQDTLREAGIEDAGAFAAVSSGDNSNIIAARVAREMFGIENVAARIYDPRRAEVYQRLGIPTVATVRWTADQMLRRLLPSGAEPLWRDPSGGVQLAEVHTTPSWIGHKISTLQEETGVRVAFLTRLGEAILPSSQTVLQEGDLVHVMMRTDEIAKVEAAFAEGPEEGGH from the coding sequence GTGCACATCGTCATCATGGGCTGCGGGCGAGTGGGAGCCGCTCTCGCGCAGACCCTGGAGCAGCAGGGGCACACGGTCGCCGTCATCGACCAGGACCCCACGGCGTTCCGGCGGCTCGGCTCCGGCTTCGGCGGGCGTCGGGTGACCGGGGTCGGATTCGACCAGGACACCCTCCGCGAGGCGGGGATCGAGGACGCGGGCGCGTTCGCCGCGGTGAGCAGCGGTGACAACTCCAACATCATCGCGGCCCGGGTGGCGCGCGAGATGTTCGGGATCGAGAACGTCGCGGCCAGGATCTACGACCCCCGGCGTGCCGAGGTCTACCAGCGCCTCGGCATCCCCACGGTGGCCACCGTGCGCTGGACCGCCGACCAGATGCTGCGCCGGCTGCTGCCCTCGGGCGCCGAGCCGCTGTGGCGGGACCCGAGCGGCGGTGTGCAGCTCGCCGAGGTGCACACCACCCCGTCCTGGATCGGCCACAAGATCAGCACCCTGCAGGAGGAGACGGGCGTGCGCGTCGCCTTCCTCACCCGGTTGGGCGAGGCCATACTGCCGTCCTCGCAGACGGTGCTCCAGGAGGGCGACCTCGTTCACGTGATGATGCGTACGGACGAGATCGCAAAGGTCGAGGCGGCTTTCGCCGAGGGCCCTGAGGAGGGCGGTCACTGA
- a CDS encoding TrkA family potassium uptake protein, whose translation MRVAIAGAGAVGRSIAAELLENGHEVLLVDKAPTAISVERVPMAEWLLADACEITSLDEAALQRCNVVIAATGDDKVNLVVSLLAKTEYGVPRVVARVNNPKNEWLFNESWGVDVAVSTPRLMSALVEEAVSVGDLVRLLRFSHGDANLVELTLPPESALAGTQVGDVAWPEDTSLVTIIRGQRVLTPSAEESLEAGDELLFVAAQAREEQLEDLLSVRRGDPEK comes from the coding sequence ATGCGTGTCGCGATTGCCGGGGCCGGAGCGGTGGGCCGTTCCATCGCCGCCGAGCTGCTGGAGAACGGGCACGAGGTGCTGCTCGTCGACAAGGCGCCGACCGCCATCTCCGTGGAGCGGGTACCGATGGCCGAGTGGCTGCTGGCGGACGCCTGTGAGATCACCTCGCTGGACGAGGCGGCGCTGCAGCGCTGCAACGTCGTGATCGCGGCGACCGGCGACGACAAGGTGAACCTGGTCGTCTCGCTGCTCGCCAAGACCGAGTACGGCGTGCCGCGTGTCGTCGCCCGGGTGAACAACCCGAAGAACGAGTGGCTGTTCAACGAGTCCTGGGGCGTCGACGTGGCGGTGTCCACGCCGCGTCTGATGTCGGCCCTGGTCGAGGAGGCGGTGAGTGTCGGCGATCTGGTCCGGCTGCTGCGCTTCAGTCACGGGGACGCGAACCTGGTCGAGCTGACGCTGCCCCCGGAGTCGGCGCTGGCCGGTACGCAGGTCGGGGACGTCGCCTGGCCCGAGGACACCTCGCTGGTCACGATCATCCGCGGGCAGCGGGTGCTGACGCCGAGCGCGGAGGAGAGCCTGGAGGCCGGTGACGAGCTGCTGTTCGTGGCCGCGCAGGCGCGCGAGGAGCAGCTGGAGGACCTGCTGTCGGTACGCCGGGGCGACCCGGAGAAGTAG
- a CDS encoding DUF3159 domain-containing protein produces the protein MTSLDKPTSDTDRTTDQQEADAKAVTEAALFEAFGGIRGMVETVLPGLLFVTIFTIDKNLTNSAIAAVAVSLVLVVVRLVRRDTVKHAFSGVFGVAFGVVFAKMTGNAKDFYLPGMIYTLGLALAYLVTTLAGLPLIGLILGPVFKENLSWRTRNPGRKKAYAKASYAWGLILLAKCAILFPLYWWADTTQFGWVLVALKIPPFLLAVYLTWVFLAKAPPPIDVFAEMEAEEKAEKARKEAAAAEAARSREF, from the coding sequence GTGACGTCTCTCGACAAGCCGACGTCCGACACGGACCGCACCACCGACCAGCAGGAGGCCGACGCCAAGGCGGTCACCGAGGCAGCCCTCTTCGAGGCCTTCGGCGGCATCCGCGGCATGGTGGAGACAGTCCTGCCCGGACTGCTCTTCGTCACGATCTTCACCATCGACAAGAACCTGACGAACTCGGCCATCGCGGCCGTCGCCGTGTCGCTGGTGCTCGTGGTCGTCCGCCTGGTCCGCAGGGACACCGTCAAGCACGCCTTCAGCGGTGTCTTCGGGGTGGCCTTCGGCGTGGTCTTCGCCAAGATGACGGGCAACGCCAAGGACTTCTATCTGCCGGGCATGATCTACACGCTCGGCCTGGCGCTCGCCTATCTCGTCACCACGCTCGCCGGCCTGCCGCTGATCGGCCTCATCCTGGGCCCGGTGTTCAAGGAGAACCTCTCCTGGCGCACCCGGAACCCCGGCCGCAAGAAGGCCTACGCCAAGGCCAGCTACGCCTGGGGGCTCATCCTCCTGGCCAAGTGCGCGATCCTCTTCCCGCTGTACTGGTGGGCCGACACCACCCAGTTCGGCTGGGTCCTGGTCGCCCTGAAGATCCCGCCGTTCCTGCTGGCGGTCTACCTCACCTGGGTCTTCCTCGCCAAGGCGCCGCCGCCCATCGACGTCTTCGCCGAGATGGAGGCCGAGGAGAAGGCCGAGAAGGCCCGTAAGGAAGCGGCCGCCGCCGAGGCGGCCCGCAGCCGGGAGTTCTGA
- a CDS encoding OB-fold nucleic acid binding domain-containing protein, whose translation MSAVPRFEKSQKAERPSGRFRRMLDRLSSSQEDLECEELEEDSQASGCTRISECTDRQIVKVTGTLRTVTLRPRAGVPALEAELFDGTAPLDVVWLGRRSIMGIEPGRKLIASGRIAMSHGRRVLFNPKYELRPLGKE comes from the coding sequence ATGAGTGCTGTTCCTCGATTCGAGAAGTCCCAGAAGGCCGAGCGGCCGTCCGGGCGCTTCCGACGGATGCTCGACCGGCTTTCCAGCTCCCAGGAGGACCTGGAGTGCGAGGAGCTGGAGGAGGACTCGCAGGCATCGGGGTGCACCCGGATCTCCGAGTGCACCGACCGCCAGATCGTGAAGGTCACTGGTACCTTGCGGACGGTCACCCTGCGACCGCGCGCCGGAGTGCCCGCCCTGGAGGCGGAGCTCTTCGACGGCACCGCACCGCTCGACGTGGTCTGGCTCGGACGCCGCTCCATCATGGGCATAGAGCCGGGCCGCAAGCTCATCGCCTCCGGCCGGATCGCCATGAGTCACGGGCGCCGGGTGCTGTTCAACCCCAAATACGAACTCCGACCGCTCGGCAAGGAGTAG
- a CDS encoding response regulator, which produces MTRVLVVDDEPQIVRALVINLKARRYEVDAAPDGATALQLAAARHPDVVVLDLGLPDMDGVDVIRGLRAWTRVPILVLSARHSSDEKVEALDAGADDYVTKPFGMDELLARLRASVRRAEPVGQDGGDEVVIVETPGFTVDLAAKKVHREGRDVRLTPTEWHLLEVLVRNGGRLVSQRQLLQEVWGPSYGTETNYLRVYMAQLRRKLEADPSHPRHFVTEPGMGYRFERA; this is translated from the coding sequence ATGACCCGGGTGCTTGTGGTGGACGACGAGCCGCAGATCGTACGCGCCCTCGTGATCAACCTGAAGGCGCGCAGGTACGAGGTGGACGCCGCGCCCGACGGGGCGACCGCCCTCCAGCTCGCCGCCGCCCGCCACCCCGACGTCGTGGTGCTGGACCTCGGGCTGCCCGACATGGACGGGGTCGACGTGATCAGGGGGCTGCGTGCCTGGACCCGGGTTCCGATCCTGGTCCTGTCGGCCCGCCACTCCTCCGACGAGAAGGTCGAGGCGCTGGACGCGGGGGCGGACGACTACGTGACCAAGCCGTTCGGCATGGACGAGCTGCTGGCCCGGCTGCGGGCCTCGGTGCGCCGCGCCGAGCCCGTCGGCCAGGACGGCGGCGACGAGGTCGTGATCGTGGAGACGCCGGGCTTCACCGTCGACCTCGCCGCCAAGAAGGTCCACCGCGAGGGACGCGACGTACGGCTCACGCCCACCGAGTGGCATCTGCTGGAGGTCCTGGTCCGCAACGGCGGCCGGCTCGTCAGCCAGCGGCAGCTGCTCCAGGAGGTCTGGGGTCCTTCGTACGGCACCGAGACCAACTATCTGCGGGTCTACATGGCCCAGCTGCGGCGCAAGCTGGAGGCCGATCCCTCGCACCCCCGCCACTTCGTCACCGAGCCCGGGATGGGGTACCGCTTCGAGCGTGCCTGA